The following proteins are co-located in the Saccharomycodes ludwigii strain NBRC 1722 chromosome V, whole genome shotgun sequence genome:
- the JJJ3 gene encoding Jjj3p (similar to Saccharomyces cerevisiae YJR097W | JJJ3 | J-protein (Type III)): MCLVTASYFQILDVPVNCTTLDIKAAYKEKLLKYHPDKNKNATNVGPYSIQQIKEAYEVLSNPDLRDKYQKELINTSKKIGFSNTGDGLDEFSLDDFILEENANDDEFSWYMDCPRCNSKNGFYLTEKILESQGEDISLDFNSQMYQIIVQCSMCSLWIKVNYAQQQEE, translated from the coding sequence ATGTGCTTAGTTACTGCATCatatttccaaattttaGACGTACCTGTGAATTGTACCACGCTAGATATCAAGGCAGcttataaagaaaaattattaaagtaTCATcctgataaaaataagaatgcAACAAATGTAGGGCCATATTCAATTCAGCAAATAAAAGAGGCTTACGAAGTTTTATCTAATCCCGATTTGAGAGACAAATACCAAAAAGAGCTAATAAACACTTCCAAGAAAATTGGTTTTTCAAACACAGGTGATGGTTTGGATGAGTTTTCCTTGGATGATTTTATACTCGAAGAGAATgctaatgatgatgaatttAGTTGGTATATGGATTGTCCAAGATGTAATAGTAAAAATGGATTTTATTTGACTGAAAAAATCCTCGAATCCCAAGGAGAAGATATTTCTTTGGATTTTAATAGTCAAATGTATCAAATAATTGTCCAATGTTCAATGTGTAGTTTATGGATAAAGGTGAATTATGCACAGCAACAAGAGGAATAA
- a CDS encoding uncharacterized protein (similar to Saccharomyces cerevisiae YDR249C | putative protein of unknown function) — MGFIIPGCRTKDFHKISSIHRKTATPHNEKTRNKKKYNQHVKNLLAQQQVECTSYKNNLTIETIPAIVKKAPLRECLSLQHLPIEILEIIFIYCGKNNVLPLLNRYFLEIFSNPSSKLVLKYIMHTHIHYVDNKNSVFFSLSALNNKLLLSVINNNLFTIFKNVTNVVTHEDEIRYYRTDEPSITLKKTKVPAFPAIFYNDADIIKEYIFDPLKNGDLYVTTSIITYLSHTHSIGFQSHDSLISKIVEVYHNNVETYFTSHLSNVLKTLIHYLAPNGEAHFLSTSEPLIKFIKSLNHNFPHDNMIYQQEPHFDILYARQTISNTYKNDKLTYRDIKREMIKEFANICYPCDNNYVVGCYSDDELWYTLKESGDMVLMKWFWDRGGVPSIYIMNS, encoded by the coding sequence atGGGTTTTATAATACCTGGCTGTAGAACCAAGGACTTCCATAAAATCTCATCAATACATCGGAAAACAGCTACACCTCATAATGAAAAAACCagaaataagaaaaaatacaatcaacatgttaaaaatttacTAGCACAGCAACAAGTAGAATGTACTAgctacaaaaataatttgacTATTGAAACAATACCAGCCATTGTAAAGAAAGCTCCATTGAGGGAGTGTTTATCTTTGCAACATTTACCAATAGAAATACtagaaataatattcataTATTGTGGGAAAAATAATGTTCTCCCCTTGTTAAACAGATACTTCCTTGAGATATTCAGCAATCCTTCCTCTAAAttggttttaaaatatattatgcACACACATATTCACTACGTTGATAACAAAAATTCTGTGTTTTTCAGTTTATCTGCTCTAAATAACAAACTATTGTTATCCGTTATAAACAATAACTTATTtacaatatttaaaaatgttacaAATGTTGTTACACACGAAGATGAAATTCGTTATTATCGAACTGACGAGCCTTCGATCacgttaaaaaaaacaaaagttcCTGCTTTCCCGGCTATTTTTTACAATGATGCCGATATCATAAaggaatatatatttgatcCACTTAAGAATGGTGATTTATACGTTACAACCTCCATTATAACTTATTTATCTCACACGCACTCCATTGGATTCCAATCGCATGATAGTTTGATATCTAAAATTGTAGAAGTGTATCATAACAATGTGGAAACCTACTTTACTTCGCATTTATCCAATGTATTAAAAACCTTAATCCATTATTTAGCTCCAAATGGAGAAGCtcattttttatcaacatCAGAACCTTtgattaaatttataaaatctttaaatCATAATTTTCCACACGACAATATGATATATCAACAAGAACCGCATTTCGATATACTATATGCTAGACAGACTATCTCGAACACAtacaaaaatgataaattgaCTTACAGAGATATTAAGAGAGAGATGATTAAAGAATTTGCAAATATATGTTATCCTTGTGACAATAATTATGTAGTTGGATGTTATAGTGATGACGAATTGTGGTATACTTTGAAAGAATCCGGTGATATGGTGCTTATGAAGTGGTTTTGGGACAGAGGTGGTGTTCCtagtatttatataatgaaCTCATAA
- the CRS1 gene encoding cysteine--tRNA ligase (similar to Saccharomyces cerevisiae YNL247W | cysteinyl-tRNA synthetase), with translation MSTTTDTGSSKVIQPKWYNPKYLQASNVDSHTPVLKLYNTLTRNKEIFIPLSGGKKVTWYCCGPTVYDSSHMGHARNYVSTDINRRIMQNYFGYDVKFVQNVTDIDDKIIIRARQNYLFEKFVEQQHDTISPDVITKVMTSLLSFISKNLKLTGIDTIEKYEQWFSSIDFEKEKLANPKFPMYTTSIQNAITGLRTKNEDPTTFYPLIKDIFVPTLDAELGSEINDPEIFRKLPRYWENEFNKDMKALNVLPPNVTTRVSEYIPEIIEYVQAIIKNGYAYATTDGSVYFDTFKFDTSEKHDYAKCQPWNKGKLDLINDAEGSLTSTTISKKSPNDFALWKASKPGEPKWKSPWGEGRPGWHIECSVMASDIFGSTMDIHSGGIDLAFPHHDNELAQSEARYDNCQWVDYFLHTGHLHIEGQKMSKSLKNFITIQEALKTYSSRQLRLCFCLVQWNNQLDFKSSLVNEAKGCETTFNNFFKNVRALYNDYKHNVDNGKFISKKLGSSEKELLKNLEFAQEQVYSLFCDNLNTPGVLKVLLELISKTNSYISYIGADLRIEPVLDIVNYITDILSVLGFPSRQDNLGWENVESNTMSDSNSLSSVEDIALKYVKALSQFRDEVRQFSIDKKPYAEFLNLTDKVRDVDLLQLNVSLDDRGDEQGALIKFLTDDEKLELMKIIEEREERKREKELKKQEQARLRKIEEQKKKEKAAIKPQDMFKDTNLYSAWDEDGIPLKNKEGEDLSKSVIKKLKKQWAAQDKLHKQYFG, from the coding sequence ATGTCTACAACAACAGATACTGGATCATCTAAAGTGATTCAACCTAAGTGGTACaatccaaaatatttacaagCATCAAATGTAGATTCACACACTCCTGTCTTAAAACTGTACAATACTTTAACTcgtaataaagaaatatttattcCTTTATCTGGCGGTAAAAAAGTGACATGGTACTGTTGTGGCCCCACTGTTTATGATTCATCCCATATGGGTCATGCCAGAAACTATGTCTCTACCGATATCAATAGACGTATCATGCAAAACTATTTTGGATATGATGTTAAATTTGTTCAAAATGTTACTGATATCgatgataaaattattattagagcTAGACAAAATTACttgtttgaaaaatttgttgaACAACAACATGATACTATTTCGCCTGATGTTATTACGAAAGTTATGACCagtttattatcatttatttctaaaaatttaaaacttaCTGGCATAGACactattgaaaaatatgaacAATGGTTTTCCAGTATTGACtttgaaaaggaaaaattagCCAATCCAAAGTTCCCTATGTATACCACATCCATTCAAAATGCTATCACCGGTTTGAGGACAAAAAATGAGGACCCCACAACTTTTTATCCATTAATTAAAGATATCTTTGTTCCAACTTTAGATGCGGAATTAGGCTCCGAAATTAATGATCCGGAAATTTTCCGTAAACTTCCACGTTATTGGGAAAATGAGTTTAACAAAGACATGAAGGCCTTGAATGTTTTACCACCAAATGTTACTACTCGGGTGAGCGAATACATTCCAGAAATTATTGAATATGTCCAGGCTATAATTAAGAATGGTTACGCTTATGCCACTACTGATGGCAGTGTTTATTTTGACACTTTCAAGTTTGATACCTCTGAAAAACACGATTACGCCAAATGTCAACCATGGAACAAGGGTAAATTAGATTTAATTAACGATGCTGAGGGGTCTTTGACCTCCACCAcaatttctaaaaaatCACCTAACGATTTTGCCTTGTGGAAAGCTAGCAAACCCGGTGAACCAAAATGGAAGTCTCCCTGGGGGGAAGGTAGACCAGGTTGGCATATCGAATGTAGTGTGATGGCTAGCGACATATTTGGCTCTACGATGGATATTCACAGCGGTGGTATTGATTTGGCTTTCCCCCACCACGATAACGAATTAGCTCAAAGTGAAGCCAGATATGACAATTGCCAATGGGTTGACTACTTTTTACATACGGGACACTTGCACATTGAAGGTCAGAAAATGTCTAaaagtttgaaaaattttatcaCCATTCAAGAAGCTTTGAAAACTTATTCATCGAGGCAATTACGTTTGTGTTTTTGCTTGGTTCAATGGAACAATCAACTGGATTTCAAAAGCAGTCTAGTTAATGAGGCTAAAGGTTGCGAAACCacttttaacaatttttttaagaatGTGAGGGCCTTGTACAATGACTACAAACACAATGTTGATAACGGTAAATTTATATCTAAAAAACTTGGTTCTTCTGAAAAGGAACTATTGAAAAATCTAGAGTTTGCTCAAGAACAAGTTTATTCATTGTTCTGTGATAATTTGAACACACCCGGTGTTTTGAAAGTTTTGTTGGAATTGATATCTAAAACAAACAGTTATATTTCTTATATTGGTGCAGACTTGAGAATTGAGCCTGTTTTGGATATTGTCAACTACATCACTGATATTTTAAGTGTTCTTGGATTCCCATCCCGCCAAGACAATTTAGGTTGGGAAAATGTTGAGAGCAATACCATGAGTGACTCCAACTCTTTATCGTCTGTAGAGGATATTGCTTTGAAATATGTCAAGGCATTAAGTCAATTTAGGGATGAGGTGCGCCAATTTTCCATTGATAAAAAACCATATGcagaatttttaaatttaactGATAAAGTGCGTGATGTGGATTTATTACAATTAAACGTTTCTTTGGATGATAGGGGAGATGAACAAGGTGCTTTGATTAAGTTTTTAACTGATGATGAAAAGTTGGaattgatgaaaataattgaaGAGAGGGAGGAAAGGAAACGTGAgaaagaattgaaaaagcAAGAACAGGCCAGGCTGAGAAAAATTGAGGAacagaagaaaaaggaaaaagcgGCTATTAAACCACAGGATATGTTTAAAGACACTAACTTGTATTCTGCTTGGGATGAAGATGGGATtccattgaaaaataaagaaggTGAAGATTTAAGTAAGagtgttattaaaaaattaaaaaaacaatgggCAGCTCAAGATAAATTACATAAGCAATATTTTGGTTGa
- the VPS75 gene encoding Vps75p (similar to Saccharomyces cerevisiae YNL246W | VPS75 | Vacuolar Protein Sorting), with the protein MLEQSKLSNALKQLADIEDDMEKIDEQVELFRLKSTIPIFKKRNMLLQDIPGFWKIVLSEHSDFADFIQVSDFKYVDCIDKIEINWPIVSEHKSTEKHKVGDFDIVFHFKELKEDDDMFPEQTVTKKFRIEYDTSKLKKLPKDQDEDSLKEFGFLTSEKVDIEWPTNYSKINPDKIKDKTSAEGKKNYRAGMKSFFGWFRWTGLKPGKEFPHGDDLATLFSEDIYPHALKYYTTAHRDLDDESDEEDEKEGYHGYEDEDDETLSRKKPKYE; encoded by the coding sequence ATGTTAGAACAATCCAAGCTTTCCAATGCATTAAAACAATTGGCTGATATCGAAGATGAtatggaaaaaattgatgaaCAAGTCGAATTATTTAGACTAAAATCAACAATTCCTATTTTTAAGAAACGAAATATGTTACTCCAGGATATTCCCggtttttggaaaatagtATTAAGTGAACATTCAGATTTTGCAGATTTCATCCAAGTTTctgattttaaatatgtTGATTGTATAGATAAGATTGAAATTAATTGGCCAATCGTTAGTGAACATAAGAGCACTGAAAAGCATAAAGTTGGTGattttgatattgtttttcattttaaagAACTTAAAGAGGATGATGATATGTTTCCTGAACAGACTGTTAcgaaaaaatttagaattGAATATGATACTAGCaagttaaaaaagttacCAAAAGATCAAGATGAAGACAGCTTAAAAGAATTTGGGTTTTTGACAAGCGAAAAGGTAGATATTGAGTGGCCAACTAACTATTCTAAGATAAATCCGGATAAAATCAAAGATAAAACTAGTGCTGagggtaaaaaaaattatagagCTGGCATGAAAAGTTTCTTTGGTTGGTTTAGATGGACTGGCTTAAAACCAGGAAAAGAATTTCCTCATGGCGATGATTTAGCTACCTTGTTCAGTGAAGATATTTACCCTCATGCACTAAAATATTACACCACTGCCCATAGAGATTTAGATGACGAAagtgatgaagaagatgaaaaagaGGGATATCATGGTTATGaggatgaagatgatgaaacACTATCAAGGAAGAAACCCAAATATGAATAG